AATCCAGGATATATTTCAGGAAATTAACACTTTTCCAGACCACTTCCATTTCATCCTCTGGAAAAGGGACCCCTTTATTCATCTGCTGCCTGAAATAACGGTAAGTAATCAAACGGTTAAACTTCAATGATAAGGCCGAAATAAATCCTCTTTTATAAGAAACCATCCTGGACTGAAAATCGTCTGTTACGGAAACCACTTCATAAATAGTTTGCGGATCGGTTACCATAAACATATTGGCGGAAACTTCAAGATCACTGAAATGCTGACGCAGTTTTATCGTTCCTGATTTAATAAATATAAACGCAGGATTATCAGGACGGAAAGGCTTATCGACAGCTATTCTCTCGAAAATATTTCTTTCCGTAAAAATATCAACTCCGAATTTTTCTAGGGCAGACATAAGACAAATGTAAGCAATCTTACCAGTGATTACAAAATTTTATTATTTTAGCATTCATCCAATTTTCCTTCAGCATGAGAAAGGTCGATTTATTATTTGCCGAATACAGTAAAAGTCACAGAAATGCGACCAACAAGTTCATTCACTGGATTTGCGTACCCTTAATTTTCTGGACCATTCTAGGTTTTGCATCCCTGATTCCCTCCCCTCATTTCTGCGCTTCCTACTTCGGATGTGCCAGTATCATAAGTATTATTGCGATTATTCTGATCACTCTGTTCTATATAAGACTGTCTTTTCGGATCGCTATTGTGATGATTGTAATAATGCTTATGATGGAGCATTTTATCTATCTTACCAATATCAATGTCGGAAGACAATCACGGATGGTTTACCTTAGTGTATTTATTATCACCTGGATTTTTCAGTTTATAGGTCATAAAATTGAAGGAAAAAAACCTTCTTTCCTTAAAGATCTACAGTTTCTTCTGATAGGACCTATATGGCTTCTAGGCTTTATTCTGAAAAAAACAGGAATCAAATATTAATCTTCCAGAGCATATACAGCAAAACTTGCCAGCCAGTGGTCTCCTCCATAATTTCCCTGGAAAAGCAAAGGCAGTCCATTGGCAAGAAATACGTCTGCAGTTTTCCTGAAATCCTTTTTCATGGGATGATTGGCAGGAAGTGCATTTGAAATTCCTTTCATACACCATGCTTTGGAAAAAGAGAGCCCTACCAGGTGAACCGTCTGATAATCGCTAAGGTCACTTACTACAGGAATTTTTTCAACATTCTCCAGGCTTCTTTTTTCGTAAAAAGCATTCAGCCACTGTACAAATTCTTTTTGAGGAAGAACTCTTCGCATCAGA
The sequence above is a segment of the Chryseobacterium culicis genome. Coding sequences within it:
- a CDS encoding DUF962 domain-containing protein, producing the protein MRKVDLLFAEYSKSHRNATNKFIHWICVPLIFWTILGFASLIPSPHFCASYFGCASIISIIAIILITLFYIRLSFRIAIVMIVIMLMMEHFIYLTNINVGRQSRMVYLSVFIITWIFQFIGHKIEGKKPSFLKDLQFLLIGPIWLLGFILKKTGIKY